Proteins from a genomic interval of Trifolium pratense cultivar HEN17-A07 linkage group LG6, ARS_RC_1.1, whole genome shotgun sequence:
- the LOC123892617 gene encoding 4-hydroxy-tetrahydrodipicolinate synthase, chloroplastic isoform X2: protein MASCFRGSVFPVSPSNVTTNKNRYSCWKPTQAAVKSTFHLPMRSFEMKNRTCTEDIKSLRLITAIKTPYLPDGRFDLEAYDALVNMQIENGVEGVIVGGTTGEGQLMSWEEHIMLIAHTVNCFGGNIKVIGNTGSNSTREAIHATEQGFAVGMHAALHINPYYGKTSLDGMVAHFQSVLSMGPTIIYNVPSRTGQDIPPHVIQNLAQSTWLAGVKECVGNDRIKEYTDNRIVVWSGNDDQCHDARWGYGATGVISVASNLIPGLMQQLMFVGKNPALNSKLLPLIDWLFHMPNPIGLNTALAQLGVVRPVFRLPFVPLPLEKRIEFVNLVKEIGREHFVGTEDVQVLDDDDFFLVSRY, encoded by the exons atggCTTCATGCTTCAGAGGATCCGTTTTTCCGGTTTCTCCTTCCAATGTTACCACTAACAAAAAT AGGTACTCTTGTTGGAAGCCTACACAAGCAGCTGTGAAATCCACTTTCCATCTCCCAATGCGCAGTTTTGAGATGAAAAATAG GACTTGTACTGAGGACATAAAAAGTCTGAGATTGATAACTGCCATAAAAACTCCATACCTACCTGATGGTCGATTTGATCTTGAAGCATATGATGCTTTGGTAAATATGCAGATCGAGAATGGAGTTGAAGGTGTTATTGTTGGTGGCACAACTGGTGAAGGCCAACTAATGAGCTGGGAAGAGCACATAATGCTTATTGCGCACACAGTCAACTGTTTTGGTGGGAATATTAAGGTTATTGGAAATACCGGAAGCAACTCGACCAGGGAAGCAATTCATGCCACAGAGCAGGGTTTTGCAGTTGGAATGCATGCTGCCCTTCATATAAACCCTTACTATGGCAAAACCTCCTTGGATGGTATGGTTGCTCACTTTCAAAGTGTGCTTTCCATGGGGCCCACGATCATATATAATGTGCCTTCACGGACTGGTCAAGACATTCCTCCACATGTGATTCAAAACTTAGCTCAAAGTACTTGGTTGGCTGGTGTCAAAGAATGTGTTGGAAATGACCGGATCAAAGAGTATACTGATAATAGAATTGTTGTGTGGAGTGGGAACGATGATCAATGCCATGATGCTAGATGGGGTTATGGGGCTACTGGAGTTATATCTGTTGCAAGCAACCTAATTCCTGGTTTAATGCAACAACTCATGTTTGTAGGAAAAAATCCTGCTTTGAATTCTAAGCTCTTGCCTTTGATTGACTGGCTTTTCCACATGCCAAATCCCATTGGTTTGAACACGGCTTTAGCTCAACTTGGAGTTGTCAGGCCAGTTTTCAGGCTGCCATTTGTACCTCTCCCTTTGGAGAAAAGGATAGAATTTGTCAATTTGGTGAAGGAAATTGGTCGAGAGCATTTTGTTGGAACCGAAGACGTCCAGGTTCTTGATGACGACGACTTTTTCTTGGTTAGTCGTTATTAA
- the LOC123892617 gene encoding 4-hydroxy-tetrahydrodipicolinate synthase, chloroplastic isoform X1: MASCFRGSVFPVSPSNVTTNKNTRYSCWKPTQAAVKSTFHLPMRSFEMKNRTCTEDIKSLRLITAIKTPYLPDGRFDLEAYDALVNMQIENGVEGVIVGGTTGEGQLMSWEEHIMLIAHTVNCFGGNIKVIGNTGSNSTREAIHATEQGFAVGMHAALHINPYYGKTSLDGMVAHFQSVLSMGPTIIYNVPSRTGQDIPPHVIQNLAQSTWLAGVKECVGNDRIKEYTDNRIVVWSGNDDQCHDARWGYGATGVISVASNLIPGLMQQLMFVGKNPALNSKLLPLIDWLFHMPNPIGLNTALAQLGVVRPVFRLPFVPLPLEKRIEFVNLVKEIGREHFVGTEDVQVLDDDDFFLVSRY; the protein is encoded by the exons atggCTTCATGCTTCAGAGGATCCGTTTTTCCGGTTTCTCCTTCCAATGTTACCACTAACAAAAATACCAG GTACTCTTGTTGGAAGCCTACACAAGCAGCTGTGAAATCCACTTTCCATCTCCCAATGCGCAGTTTTGAGATGAAAAATAG GACTTGTACTGAGGACATAAAAAGTCTGAGATTGATAACTGCCATAAAAACTCCATACCTACCTGATGGTCGATTTGATCTTGAAGCATATGATGCTTTGGTAAATATGCAGATCGAGAATGGAGTTGAAGGTGTTATTGTTGGTGGCACAACTGGTGAAGGCCAACTAATGAGCTGGGAAGAGCACATAATGCTTATTGCGCACACAGTCAACTGTTTTGGTGGGAATATTAAGGTTATTGGAAATACCGGAAGCAACTCGACCAGGGAAGCAATTCATGCCACAGAGCAGGGTTTTGCAGTTGGAATGCATGCTGCCCTTCATATAAACCCTTACTATGGCAAAACCTCCTTGGATGGTATGGTTGCTCACTTTCAAAGTGTGCTTTCCATGGGGCCCACGATCATATATAATGTGCCTTCACGGACTGGTCAAGACATTCCTCCACATGTGATTCAAAACTTAGCTCAAAGTACTTGGTTGGCTGGTGTCAAAGAATGTGTTGGAAATGACCGGATCAAAGAGTATACTGATAATAGAATTGTTGTGTGGAGTGGGAACGATGATCAATGCCATGATGCTAGATGGGGTTATGGGGCTACTGGAGTTATATCTGTTGCAAGCAACCTAATTCCTGGTTTAATGCAACAACTCATGTTTGTAGGAAAAAATCCTGCTTTGAATTCTAAGCTCTTGCCTTTGATTGACTGGCTTTTCCACATGCCAAATCCCATTGGTTTGAACACGGCTTTAGCTCAACTTGGAGTTGTCAGGCCAGTTTTCAGGCTGCCATTTGTACCTCTCCCTTTGGAGAAAAGGATAGAATTTGTCAATTTGGTGAAGGAAATTGGTCGAGAGCATTTTGTTGGAACCGAAGACGTCCAGGTTCTTGATGACGACGACTTTTTCTTGGTTAGTCGTTATTAA